In Streptomyces dangxiongensis, one DNA window encodes the following:
- a CDS encoding calcium-binding protein, producing the protein MSARPDRHRPVRTLALALGTAAALAVPCALTGSAAAAVPVSTRTAVPPATAEVNRYGWQLAYTAAPGQTNRAAVTASRTGGGAGITYVIDDVVPIGAGDGCAHPDAADHTKVSCTVTAEESQDPYAALTMDLGDRDDTVAYANHTGQVYCFAEISLGAGDDRLTDSGRLDGNDVSGGAGDDTLTVGEAGLAFGGDGDDTVHANGDLVIARGGRGDDVLRGGAGGQDLSGDDGTDTLYGGTGTDTLYGGRGDDVLYGGAGDDRLYGNSGNDRLYGGTGRDTLSGGPGRDVVHQG; encoded by the coding sequence ATGTCCGCTCGCCCCGACCGCCACCGGCCCGTACGCACGCTCGCCCTGGCCCTCGGCACGGCCGCCGCCCTGGCCGTGCCGTGCGCTCTGACCGGCAGCGCCGCCGCGGCCGTCCCCGTGTCCACCCGCACGGCCGTCCCCCCGGCCACCGCCGAGGTCAACCGGTACGGCTGGCAGCTCGCCTACACGGCCGCGCCCGGCCAGACCAACAGGGCGGCCGTCACCGCGTCCCGCACCGGCGGCGGCGCCGGCATCACCTATGTGATCGACGACGTCGTGCCGATCGGCGCGGGCGACGGCTGCGCCCACCCGGACGCCGCCGATCACACCAAGGTCTCCTGCACGGTCACCGCCGAGGAGAGCCAGGACCCGTACGCCGCCCTCACGATGGACCTCGGCGACCGCGACGACACGGTCGCCTACGCGAACCACACCGGCCAGGTGTACTGCTTCGCCGAGATCTCCCTGGGCGCCGGCGACGACAGGCTCACCGACAGCGGGCGCCTGGACGGCAACGACGTCTCGGGCGGCGCGGGCGACGACACCCTCACGGTCGGCGAGGCGGGGCTGGCCTTCGGCGGTGACGGCGACGACACGGTCCACGCGAACGGCGACCTGGTCATCGCGAGGGGCGGCAGGGGCGACGACGTCCTGCGCGGCGGCGCCGGCGGCCAGGACCTGTCCGGCGACGACGGCACCGACACCCTCTACGGCGGGACCGGCACCGACACCCTGTACGGCGGCAGGGGCGACGACGTCCTGTACGGCGGCGCCGGCGACGACAGGCTCTACGGCAACAGCGGGAACGACAGGCTGTACGGCGGCACCGGCCGGGACACGCTCTCCGGCGGCCCCGGCCGCGACGTGGTCCACCAGGGCTGA
- a CDS encoding cupin domain-containing protein has protein sequence MEPISLETALASFTERWSPRIVTTVNDYDVRVTKVEGEHVWHVHDHTDEFFLVLAGELHIGLRESTGERTVVLPRGSVFTVPRGTEHRPYAPVPTEILLFEPTGTLTVGDRHEDVPGHVDATTGHALT, from the coding sequence ATGGAACCGATCTCCCTGGAAACGGCCCTCGCCTCCTTCACCGAGCGGTGGAGCCCCCGCATCGTCACGACCGTCAACGACTACGACGTGCGCGTGACGAAGGTGGAGGGCGAGCACGTCTGGCACGTCCACGACCACACCGACGAGTTCTTCCTGGTCCTCGCCGGCGAACTGCACATCGGCCTGCGCGAGTCCACCGGTGAGCGCACGGTGGTCCTGCCCCGGGGGTCGGTGTTCACCGTCCCGCGCGGCACCGAACACAGGCCGTACGCGCCCGTACCGACCGAGATCCTGCTCTTCGAACCCACCGGCACCCTCACCGTCGGCGACCGGCACGAGGACGTCCCCGGCCACGTGGACGCGACCACGGGCCACGCGCTCACCTGA
- a CDS encoding MFS transporter: MSGPARSATLPGDPPGGRGAVAVWSIGVAVYFVAVIFRTSLGVAGLDAAARFHVNASALSTFSILQLLVYAGMQLPVGLLVDRLGTKKVLSIGAVLFTAGQLGFAFSPSYGTALASRALLGCGDAMTFISVLRLGTRWFPARRGPLVAQLAGLVGMAGNLVSTLALARLLHGIGWTRAFAGSALAGVVVLVLTLLFLKDHPEGHEPEPSPHQGSVYVRRQIAAAWREPGTRLGMWVHFTTQFPAMVFLLLWGLPFLVQAQGLSRATAGELLTLVVLSNMVIGLVYGQIVARHHAARLPLALGTVSATALLWAATLSYPGEHAPMWLLVVLCAVLGACGPASMLGFDFARPANPPERQGTASGITNMGGFIASMTTLFAVGVLLDATGDDYTVAFSAVFVLQALGVSQILRLRGRAVRRERERLVASRVETVHVPAA; encoded by the coding sequence ATGAGCGGTCCCGCGCGCAGCGCCACCCTTCCGGGCGATCCGCCCGGCGGGCGGGGCGCCGTCGCCGTGTGGTCCATAGGCGTGGCCGTCTACTTCGTCGCCGTCATCTTCCGTACGTCGCTGGGCGTGGCCGGACTCGACGCGGCCGCCCGCTTCCATGTGAACGCCTCCGCCCTGTCGACGTTCTCCATCCTGCAGCTCCTGGTCTACGCGGGCATGCAGCTACCCGTCGGCCTGCTGGTCGACCGGCTCGGCACCAAGAAGGTGCTGAGCATCGGGGCGGTGCTGTTCACCGCCGGGCAACTGGGCTTCGCCTTCTCCCCCTCGTACGGCACCGCGCTCGCCTCCCGGGCCCTGCTGGGCTGTGGCGACGCGATGACCTTCATCAGCGTGCTGCGGCTCGGCACCCGCTGGTTCCCGGCCCGGCGCGGACCGCTGGTGGCACAGCTCGCGGGGCTGGTCGGCATGGCGGGCAACCTGGTCTCCACCCTCGCACTCGCCCGGCTGCTGCACGGCATCGGCTGGACCCGGGCGTTCGCGGGCAGCGCGCTCGCGGGCGTGGTCGTCCTCGTCCTGACCCTGCTGTTCCTGAAGGACCACCCCGAGGGACACGAACCGGAGCCGTCGCCGCACCAGGGTTCGGTGTACGTCCGCCGGCAGATCGCCGCGGCCTGGCGGGAGCCGGGTACGCGGCTCGGAATGTGGGTGCACTTCACCACCCAGTTCCCGGCGATGGTGTTCCTGCTGCTGTGGGGGCTGCCGTTCCTGGTGCAGGCGCAGGGGCTCAGCCGGGCCACGGCCGGCGAGCTGCTCACCCTCGTCGTCCTGTCCAACATGGTGATCGGCCTGGTCTACGGCCAGATCGTCGCCCGGCACCACGCGGCTCGGCTGCCGCTGGCGCTCGGCACGGTGAGCGCGACGGCGCTGCTGTGGGCGGCCACGCTCTCCTACCCCGGGGAGCACGCGCCGATGTGGCTGCTCGTGGTGCTGTGCGCGGTGCTCGGGGCGTGCGGGCCGGCGTCGATGCTCGGCTTCGACTTCGCCCGGCCGGCCAACCCGCCCGAGCGGCAGGGCACCGCGTCCGGCATCACCAACATGGGAGGGTTCATCGCCTCCATGACGACGCTGTTCGCGGTCGGCGTGCTGCTGGACGCCACCGGGGACGACTACACCGTGGCCTTCTCCGCGGTGTTCGTGCTCCAGGCGCTCGGGGTCAGCCAGATCCTGCGGTTGCGGGGGCGGGCGGTTCGGCGGGAGCGGGAACGGTTGGTGGCCAGCCGGGTGGAGACGGTGCATGTGCCTGCGGCTTGA
- a CDS encoding D-alanyl-D-alanine carboxypeptidase family protein produces MITGIQGTRLRRAAAVAVSSGALLATGALTAAPAQAVTTPSIVAKGGFVMNDATGSTLYTKTADTKRSTGSTTKIMTAKVVLAQSNLNLDSKVTIQKAYSDYIVDNNYASNAGLIVGDKVTVRQLLYGLMLPSGCDAAYALADKFGSGSTRAARVKSFIGKMNSTAKSLGLPNTHFDSFDGIGHGANYSTPRDLTKLASSAMKNSMFRTIVKTKHYTAKTITKTGSTRTMKTWDNTNTLLSSYSGTIGVKTGSGPEAKYCLVFAATRNGRTVIGTVLASTSITQRATDAKKLLTYGFAKLG; encoded by the coding sequence TTGATTACCGGCATTCAGGGCACCCGCCTTCGCAGAGCCGCCGCCGTCGCCGTCAGCTCCGGCGCGCTGCTCGCGACCGGTGCCCTCACCGCAGCGCCCGCGCAGGCCGTCACGACGCCCTCGATCGTGGCGAAGGGCGGTTTCGTGATGAACGACGCCACCGGCTCGACGCTGTACACCAAGACGGCCGACACCAAGCGGTCCACCGGCTCCACCACGAAGATCATGACCGCCAAGGTCGTGCTCGCCCAGTCGAACCTCAACCTCGACTCCAAAGTCACGATCCAGAAGGCGTACAGCGACTACATCGTCGACAACAACTACGCGTCGAACGCGGGGTTGATCGTCGGCGACAAGGTCACCGTCCGCCAGTTGCTGTACGGGCTGATGCTGCCGTCCGGCTGTGATGCGGCGTACGCGCTCGCCGACAAGTTCGGCTCGGGCTCGACGCGGGCAGCACGCGTGAAGTCGTTCATCGGCAAGATGAACAGCACAGCGAAGAGCCTGGGCCTGCCGAACACCCACTTCGACTCGTTCGACGGCATCGGGCATGGCGCCAACTACTCGACTCCGCGCGACCTGACGAAGCTTGCCAGCAGCGCGATGAAGAACTCCATGTTCCGCACGATCGTCAAGACGAAGCACTACACCGCGAAGACGATCACGAAGACCGGCAGCACCCGCACCATGAAGACGTGGGACAACACCAACACGCTGCTGTCCAGCTACAGCGGCACCATCGGTGTGAAGACCGGCTCCGGCCCGGAGGCCAAGTACTGCCTGGTCTTCGCCGCCACCCGGAACGGCAGGACGGTCATCGGCACCGTCCTCGCCTCCACGTCCATCACCCAGCGCGCGACGGACGCGAAGAAGCTCCTCACCTACGGCTTCGCCAAGCTCGGCTGA
- a CDS encoding LURP-one-related/scramblase family protein — MRFLVRDRILGIGDDWWIEDEHGRKVFLVDGKAMRLRDTFELKDAQGRILIDIHQKMFALRDTMVIERDGEALARIRRKRLSLLRNHYRVSLADGTELDVSGKILDREFAVEYDGELLAVISRRWLTVRDTYGVDVVREDADPALLIAVAVCVIHLAEKEGEEN; from the coding sequence ATGAGATTCCTCGTACGCGACCGGATCCTCGGCATCGGTGACGACTGGTGGATCGAGGACGAGCACGGCCGGAAGGTGTTCCTCGTCGACGGCAAGGCGATGCGGCTACGGGACACCTTCGAGCTGAAGGACGCCCAGGGCCGGATCCTGATCGACATCCACCAGAAGATGTTCGCCCTGCGCGACACGATGGTGATCGAACGGGACGGCGAGGCCCTGGCCAGGATCAGGCGCAAACGGCTGTCCCTGCTGCGCAACCACTACCGGGTCTCGCTGGCGGACGGTACCGAACTGGACGTCAGCGGCAAGATCCTGGACCGCGAGTTCGCCGTCGAGTACGACGGCGAACTCCTCGCGGTGATCTCCCGCCGCTGGCTGACCGTGCGCGACACCTACGGCGTCGACGTCGTACGGGAGGACGCCGACCCGGCGCTGCTGATCGCGGTGGCGGTGTGCGTCATCCACCTCGCCGAGAAGGAAGGGGAGGAGAACTGA
- a CDS encoding dihydrolipoamide acetyltransferase family protein — protein MTTMTEASVREFKMPDVGEGLTEAEILKWYVQPGDTVTDGQVVCEVETAKAAVELPIPYDGVVRALHFPEGTTVDVGTSIIAVAVEGAAAPEAPAEPARAVPAQPKEEAKPEGRQPVLVGYGVATSSTKRRPRKGPEVTVPAAAQAVQSELNGHGAVADKVRPLAKPPVRKLAKDLGVDLAAITPSGPDGVITREDVHAAATPRTAEPAAPAPTAPVAAPAPVASYDIARETRIPVKGVRKATAQAMVGSAFTAPHVTEFVTVDVTRTMKLVEELKHDKEMQGLRVNPLLLIAKALLVAIKRNPDVNASWDEAGQEIVRKHYVNLGIAAATPRGLIVPNIKDAHDKTLPQLAEALGELVTTAREGKTSPAAMQGGTVTITNVGVFGVDTGTPILNPGESAILAVGAIKLQPWVHKGKVKPRQVTTLALSFDHRLVDGELGSKVLADVAAVLEQPKRLITWA, from the coding sequence AGGTGGTCTGCGAGGTCGAGACCGCCAAGGCGGCCGTCGAACTCCCCATCCCCTACGACGGCGTGGTCCGCGCACTGCACTTCCCCGAGGGCACCACGGTGGACGTGGGCACGTCCATCATCGCGGTGGCCGTCGAAGGCGCGGCAGCCCCCGAGGCCCCGGCCGAACCGGCCCGGGCCGTGCCCGCGCAGCCGAAGGAGGAAGCGAAGCCGGAGGGCCGCCAGCCGGTCCTCGTCGGCTACGGCGTGGCCACCTCCTCCACCAAGCGCCGCCCGCGCAAGGGCCCCGAGGTCACCGTTCCGGCGGCGGCGCAGGCGGTCCAGTCGGAGCTGAACGGCCACGGCGCGGTGGCGGACAAGGTCCGTCCGCTGGCCAAGCCCCCGGTGCGCAAGCTCGCCAAGGACCTGGGCGTCGACCTCGCCGCCATCACCCCCTCCGGCCCGGACGGCGTCATCACGCGCGAGGACGTCCACGCGGCGGCCACCCCGCGCACCGCCGAACCGGCGGCACCGGCCCCGACGGCCCCCGTGGCGGCCCCGGCGCCCGTGGCGTCGTACGACATCGCGCGCGAGACCCGCATCCCGGTCAAGGGTGTCCGCAAGGCGACCGCGCAGGCGATGGTGGGCTCGGCGTTCACGGCGCCGCACGTCACCGAGTTCGTGACCGTGGACGTGACGCGCACGATGAAGCTGGTCGAGGAGCTGAAGCACGACAAGGAGATGCAGGGCCTGCGGGTCAACCCGCTGCTGCTGATCGCCAAGGCCCTGCTGGTCGCGATCAAGCGCAATCCCGACGTCAACGCGTCCTGGGACGAGGCCGGCCAGGAGATCGTGCGCAAGCACTACGTCAACCTGGGCATCGCGGCGGCCACCCCCCGCGGCCTGATCGTCCCGAACATCAAGGACGCCCACGACAAGACGCTCCCGCAACTGGCGGAGGCGCTGGGCGAGTTGGTGACGACGGCCCGTGAGGGCAAGACCTCGCCCGCCGCCATGCAGGGCGGCACGGTGACCATCACCAACGTCGGCGTGTTCGGCGTCGACACCGGCACGCCGATCCTCAACCCGGGCGAGTCGGCGATCCTCGCGGTCGGCGCCATCAAGCTCCAGCCGTGGGTGCACAAGGGCAAGGTCAAGCCCCGCCAGGTCACCACGCTGGCCCTGAGCTTCGACCACCGCCTGGTGGACGGGGAGCTGGGCTCGAAGGTGCTAGCGGACGTCGCGGCCGTTCTGGAGCAGCCGAAGCGACTGATCACCTGGGCGTGA
- a CDS encoding maleylpyruvate isomerase family mycothiol-dependent enzyme codes for MSLHPTLQPYADAWTHSIEAISEMVQSLVEGEWNRRTPCPGWSVRDIVSHVIGLDCEMLGDPRPIHALPRDLFHVATEHQRYMEMQVDVRRHHTAPEMTAELEYTVIRRNRQLRNESRDPGTTVRGPLSTQITLEQAYRARAFDVWVHEQDLRTALGRPGNLDSPGAYVTRDVLLAALPKVVAKDADAPRSSAIVFDVHGPVEFLRTVRVDIQGRGTVETAPALGPAATLTLDWETYVRLACGRVTPQAVADRVKTEGDQDLAAAILHNFTVTP; via the coding sequence GTGAGTCTGCATCCCACCCTCCAGCCCTACGCCGACGCCTGGACGCACTCCATCGAAGCGATATCCGAGATGGTGCAGTCGCTCGTCGAGGGCGAGTGGAACCGGCGGACCCCCTGCCCCGGCTGGTCGGTCCGGGACATCGTGTCGCACGTCATCGGCCTCGACTGCGAGATGCTCGGCGACCCGCGCCCCATCCACGCGCTGCCGCGCGACCTCTTCCACGTCGCCACCGAGCACCAGCGCTACATGGAGATGCAGGTCGACGTCCGCCGTCATCACACGGCGCCGGAGATGACGGCCGAGCTGGAGTACACCGTCATCCGCCGCAACCGCCAGCTACGCAACGAGTCCCGTGACCCCGGGACCACGGTGCGCGGCCCGCTCAGCACCCAGATCACCCTGGAACAGGCCTACCGCGCCCGCGCGTTCGACGTGTGGGTGCACGAACAGGACCTGCGTACGGCCCTCGGCCGTCCCGGCAACCTGGACTCTCCCGGCGCGTACGTCACCCGGGACGTCCTGCTGGCCGCACTGCCGAAGGTCGTCGCGAAGGACGCGGACGCCCCGCGCAGTTCGGCGATCGTGTTCGACGTGCACGGCCCGGTCGAGTTCCTGCGCACCGTCCGCGTCGACATCCAGGGCCGCGGCACCGTGGAAACCGCCCCGGCCCTGGGCCCCGCGGCCACGCTCACCCTCGACTGGGAGACCTACGTCCGCCTGGCCTGCGGCCGGGTCACCCCCCAGGCGGTGGCGGACCGGGTGAAGACCGAGGGCGACCAGGACCTGGCAGCAGCCATCCTCCACAACTTCACGGTGACGCCGTAG
- a CDS encoding GlxA family transcriptional regulator: MPQRSSQAPHRVVVIVDEGTNPFEVGVATELFGLPRPELGLREPRYEVTLCAPTRAVRMNHGFFTMSGLPGVEAVDGADTLVVPGRPDNVVPRGPDVLAAIRRTHARGARVVAFCTGTFALAEAGLLDGRRATTHWMWADAFRELHPRVLLEPDVLFVDDGDILTAAGSAAALDLGLHIWRQDHGAETANAVSRRLVFAAHRDGGQRQFVERPVPEVPDASLGPLLAWAQERLGEPLTVAALAARAAVSPATLHRRFRSQLGTTPLAWLTGERVALACRLIERGEERLDVVAARSGLGTAANLRARLRRETGLSPSAYRRRFGGGPAERAEAGAVGAAVG; this comes from the coding sequence ATGCCGCAACGATCCTCGCAGGCCCCGCACCGCGTCGTCGTGATCGTCGACGAGGGCACGAACCCGTTCGAGGTCGGCGTCGCCACCGAGCTGTTCGGGCTGCCCCGGCCGGAGCTGGGCCTGCGAGAGCCCCGCTACGAGGTGACGCTGTGCGCGCCCACGCGCGCGGTGCGGATGAACCACGGCTTCTTCACCATGAGCGGCCTGCCCGGGGTGGAGGCGGTGGACGGGGCGGACACCCTGGTGGTCCCCGGCCGTCCCGACAACGTCGTACCGCGCGGGCCCGACGTCCTGGCCGCGATCCGCCGCACGCACGCGCGTGGTGCCCGTGTCGTCGCCTTCTGCACCGGCACCTTCGCGCTCGCCGAGGCGGGCCTGCTGGACGGGCGCCGCGCCACCACCCACTGGATGTGGGCGGACGCCTTCCGGGAGCTGCATCCGCGGGTACTGCTGGAGCCGGACGTGCTCTTCGTGGACGACGGTGACATCCTCACCGCCGCGGGCAGCGCCGCCGCGCTCGACCTCGGCCTGCACATCTGGCGGCAGGACCACGGCGCGGAGACGGCCAACGCCGTCTCCCGCCGGCTCGTCTTCGCCGCGCACCGCGACGGCGGGCAGCGGCAGTTCGTGGAGCGTCCGGTGCCCGAGGTGCCCGACGCGTCGCTCGGCCCGCTGCTGGCCTGGGCCCAGGAACGGCTGGGCGAGCCGCTGACCGTCGCGGCTCTCGCCGCCCGCGCGGCCGTCTCCCCGGCCACCCTGCACCGCCGGTTCCGCAGCCAGCTAGGTACGACCCCGCTGGCCTGGCTCACCGGGGAGCGCGTGGCGCTGGCATGCCGGCTGATCGAGCGGGGCGAGGAGCGGCTGGACGTCGTGGCGGCGCGCAGCGGCCTGGGTACGGCGGCCAACCTGCGGGCGCGGCTGCGGCGGGAGACGGGGCTGAGCCCGTCGGCGTACCGGAGGCGGTTCGGCGGAGGGCCGGCGGAACGGGCGGAGGCAGGGGCGGTGGGGGCGGCCGTCGGGTGA
- a CDS encoding BRO-N domain-containing protein, with amino-acid sequence MNEPKKQSESDSAARREAIDVSDFVYAATGARVRRLTMPDGSHWFPAVDVCKELGHTNSRQALSDHVPESHREILETVTGAYGLSIPAGREWRRDLNIISLQGLILLVSACTKPACAPFKQWVAEVIETVQREGAYALEEAEVQPTEPGAPVAYAMPEQVAEAIVRLEAHNLQLDEELASGQRDSIAVQKEMLAVQRETLAVQRATVAVHQAMVRAMERIADRLDALVLTRPAPGGRLTASPTTESVLADWRQRLSVTEDVWTVAVVIAPILVEKGELREPLESIAARTGLTVRHVNACLRLLRMHACIRSQGGTDDGAPVYVLNQG; translated from the coding sequence ATGAACGAACCCAAGAAGCAGTCCGAGTCCGACTCGGCAGCACGGCGTGAGGCGATCGACGTCAGCGACTTCGTCTACGCCGCGACCGGCGCCCGCGTCCGCCGACTGACCATGCCGGACGGAAGTCACTGGTTCCCGGCGGTGGATGTGTGCAAGGAACTCGGGCACACCAACTCGAGGCAGGCGCTCTCCGACCACGTCCCCGAGAGCCATCGAGAGATTCTCGAGACCGTAACTGGAGCTTACGGTCTCAGCATTCCCGCAGGTAGGGAGTGGCGTCGAGACCTGAATATCATCTCTCTGCAAGGTCTCATCCTCCTCGTCAGCGCCTGCACCAAGCCCGCCTGCGCCCCCTTCAAGCAGTGGGTCGCCGAGGTCATCGAGACCGTGCAGCGGGAGGGTGCCTACGCCCTCGAAGAGGCCGAGGTGCAGCCGACCGAACCGGGGGCGCCCGTCGCGTACGCCATGCCCGAGCAGGTCGCGGAGGCCATCGTCCGGCTGGAGGCGCACAACCTCCAACTGGACGAGGAGCTCGCGAGCGGGCAGCGCGACTCGATCGCCGTACAGAAGGAGATGCTGGCCGTCCAGCGGGAGACGCTGGCGGTCCAGAGGGCCACGGTCGCTGTGCATCAGGCCATGGTCCGGGCGATGGAACGCATCGCGGACCGGCTCGACGCCCTCGTCCTCACGCGTCCGGCCCCCGGGGGCCGCCTCACCGCGTCGCCCACCACGGAATCCGTACTGGCCGACTGGCGTCAGCGGCTGTCCGTGACGGAGGACGTGTGGACGGTCGCCGTGGTGATCGCCCCCATCCTGGTCGAGAAGGGTGAGCTGCGCGAACCGCTGGAATCCATCGCGGCGCGTACGGGACTGACGGTGCGCCACGTCAACGCGTGCCTGCGCCTGCTGCGCATGCACGCCTGCATCCGCTCACAGGGCGGTACCGATGACGGCGCACCGGTGTACGTACTCAACCAGGGCTGA
- a CDS encoding carbon-nitrogen family hydrolase: MRASLIQIAVDEGETVDSRRRRAAALVREQAGADLVVLPELWTTGAFAYEDFGREAEPLEGPTYQAMAEAARDAGVWLHAGSVPERAASGSGSVTQDGPLYNTSLVFSPTGELAAAYRKIHRFGFDKGEAVLMGAGRELVTVRLPGTTLGLATCYDLRFPELFRGLVDAGAEMLVIPAGWPERRRAHWTLLAQARAVENQAFVLACGTAGTHAAVPQAGHSIVVDPWGEVLAEAGPGEEILTVDLDPAKVSATREQFPALKDRVLGLQAPPGWSRHAGVSSPPLPSRRGG; this comes from the coding sequence GTGCGCGCCTCGCTGATCCAGATCGCCGTGGACGAGGGCGAAACGGTCGACTCCCGGCGGCGGCGGGCCGCCGCGCTGGTGCGGGAGCAGGCCGGTGCGGACCTCGTCGTACTGCCCGAACTGTGGACCACCGGCGCCTTCGCCTACGAGGACTTCGGCCGCGAGGCCGAACCGCTCGAAGGTCCGACGTACCAGGCGATGGCCGAGGCGGCGCGCGACGCGGGCGTGTGGCTGCACGCCGGCTCCGTCCCCGAACGGGCGGCGTCCGGCAGCGGCTCCGTCACCCAGGACGGCCCCCTCTACAACACGTCCCTCGTCTTCTCCCCCACCGGTGAACTGGCCGCGGCCTACCGCAAGATCCACCGCTTCGGCTTCGACAAGGGCGAGGCCGTGCTGATGGGCGCGGGCCGGGAGCTGGTGACGGTCCGGCTGCCCGGGACCACGCTCGGCCTGGCCACCTGCTACGACCTCCGTTTCCCCGAACTCTTCCGTGGACTGGTCGACGCCGGCGCCGAGATGCTGGTGATCCCGGCGGGCTGGCCCGAGCGGCGACGCGCGCACTGGACGCTGCTGGCTCAGGCGCGAGCGGTGGAGAACCAGGCGTTCGTGCTCGCTTGTGGAACGGCCGGGACCCACGCCGCAGTTCCGCAGGCGGGTCACTCGATCGTGGTGGATCCGTGGGGCGAGGTGCTCGCCGAGGCGGGTCCCGGCGAGGAAATCCTCACGGTCGACCTCGACCCGGCGAAGGTGTCCGCCACCCGCGAGCAGTTCCCGGCACTGAAGGACCGGGTCCTCGGTCTCCAGGCACCCCCCGGCTGGTCCCGCCACGCCGGGGTCAGTTCTCCTCCCCTTCCTTCTCGGCGAGGTGGATGA
- a CDS encoding GntR family transcriptional regulator, whose translation MTTAVEQSAPQSLKPPPAADRVYAHVKQGVLDRHYQGGTLLTEGELAEAVGVSRTPVREALLRLEAEGLIRLYPKKGALVLPVSAQEIADVVETRLLVEEHAARKAVPAPPGLLERLTELLARQKAQAAAGDLAAAAVTDRCFHAEIVRSGGNEILSRLYDQLRDRQLRMGVAVMHSHPDRIAKTLAEHEEILDALRAGDAEAAVGVVHRHVSWFSHLARGEVR comes from the coding sequence ATGACCACGGCCGTCGAGCAGTCCGCGCCCCAGTCCCTGAAACCGCCACCCGCTGCCGACCGCGTGTACGCCCATGTCAAACAGGGCGTGCTCGACCGCCACTACCAGGGCGGCACCCTGCTCACCGAGGGTGAGCTGGCCGAGGCCGTCGGGGTCTCGCGCACGCCCGTCCGGGAGGCGCTGCTCCGGCTGGAGGCCGAGGGCCTGATCCGCCTCTACCCCAAGAAGGGCGCCCTCGTCCTGCCCGTCTCCGCGCAGGAGATCGCCGACGTGGTGGAGACCCGGCTGCTGGTCGAGGAGCACGCGGCCCGCAAGGCCGTACCCGCCCCGCCGGGCCTGCTGGAACGGCTGACGGAGCTGCTGGCGCGGCAGAAGGCGCAGGCCGCCGCCGGTGACCTGGCCGCCGCCGCGGTCACCGACCGCTGCTTCCACGCCGAGATCGTGCGCAGCGGCGGCAACGAGATCCTCTCCCGGCTCTACGACCAGCTACGCGACCGCCAGCTACGGATGGGCGTCGCCGTCATGCACTCGCACCCCGACCGGATCGCCAAGACGCTCGCCGAGCACGAGGAGATCCTCGACGCGCTGCGCGCCGGGGACGCGGAGGCGGCCGTCGGGGTCGTGCACCGGCACGTGAGCTGGTTCTCGCACCTCGCGCGAGGTGAGGTCCGATGA